The following are encoded in a window of Manihot esculenta cultivar AM560-2 chromosome 8, M.esculenta_v8, whole genome shotgun sequence genomic DNA:
- the LOC110621242 gene encoding uncharacterized protein At3g28850 has product MGCISSKLCRKQLQQDIIVNNGGRECFNHVVSLTSSTYGALKLDINEKLQQQQDAAATEEEPIKEPVSESKKMQQSSPPREDPEVINAWELMKDLEDGGIPISNHPKKSPKSRALLRGFADMDARTPLKFLNQIGSPRKARTFGGKENKVKRVSEFISPRPVLKANNSSGKSSKAVLRLSYPVKASPVSAKTENAGCDDSEDSSRRRRSFSPLFDPELVALYEKELSEEEGQIKRIISLTPRPQKSKNARELESFLHSFEQKCPPGGDNAVVIYTTTLRGIRKTFEDCNTVRSIIDSYHIHIIERDISMDSGFKEEIRRLMGSMEVKVPLVFVRGRLIGGADQVVKLEEEGKLGILFDGIPKRLSGGCEVCAGFRFVMCKECNGSCKILNQEQKKMVKCGECNENGLIHCPICC; this is encoded by the coding sequence ATGGGCTGTATTTCTTCAAAACTCTGTAGAAAACAACTCCAGCAAGACATCATCGTCAACAATGGCGGCAGAGAGTGTTTTAACCATGTTGTTTCTCTCACTTCCTCAACCTACGGTGCGCTCAAACTCGACATCAATGAAAAACTGCAACAGCAACAAGATGCCGCAGCAACAGAAGAAGAACCCATCAAGGAACCAGTTTCAGAGAGTAAGAAAATGCAGCAGAGTTCGCCTCCTCGAGAAGATCCAGAGGTTATTAATGCTTGGGAGCTCATGAAGGATCTTGAAGATGGAGGAATACCCATTTCGAATCATCCTAAAAAAAGCCCAAAATCGAGAGCTTTGCTTCGTGGGTTTGCAGATATGGATGCTAGAACTCCATTGAAGTTCTTAAATCAAATTGGGTCTCCAAGGAAAGCCAGGACGTTTGGTGGGAAAGAAAATAAGGTAAAGAGAGTGTCAGAGTTCATCAGCCCAAGACCAGTTCTGAAAGCCAACAACTCTTCAGGAAAATCAAGTAAGGCGGTGTTGAGGCTGAGTTATCCAGTAAAAGCTTCTCCAGTCAGTGCTAAAACAGAGAATGCTGGTTGCGATGATTCTGAGGATTCttcaaggaggaggaggagtttTAGTCCTTTATTCGATCCTGAGCTTGTCGCATTGTACGAAAAAGAGTTATCTGAAGAGGAAGGGCAAATCAAGAGGATCATTTCACTAACACCCAGGCCTCAGAAATCAAAGAATGCAAGAGAATTGGAGTCTTTTCTTCATTCATTTGAACAAAAATGTCCACCAGGTGGAGATAATGCTGTTGTGATTTACACTACTACACTGCGAGGAATCAGAAAAACGTTCGAGGATTGTAACACTGTGAGGTCGATCATTGATTCATACCATATTCATATAATCGAGAGAGATATCTCGATGGATTCAGGCTTCAAGGAGGAGATAAGAAGATTAATGGGTTCAATGGAAGTGAAAGTCCCACTTGTGTTCGTCAGGGGAAGATTGATCGGAGGTGCTGATCAAGTAGTGAAGTTGGAGGAAGAAGGCAAATTGGGGATTTTGTTTGATGGGATTCCAAAAAGGCTCTCCGGAGGATGCGAAGTCTGTGCAGGATTCAGGTTTGTGATGTGCAAGGAGTGTAATGGAAGCTGCAAGATCTTGAATCAGGAGCAGAAGAAAATGGTAAAATGTGGTGAGTGCAACGAGAATGGGTTGATACATTGCCCAATTTGCTGCTAA
- the LOC110621243 gene encoding F-box/kelch-repeat protein At1g57790, with protein sequence MAGRKRRKLNSLAMVAVDSTRGTTKSKREKLELQTWSDLPTELLELIFCHLTLEDNIHASVVCKRWHTAAVSVRVVNQSPWLMYFPRYGNLYELYDPAQRKTYSLELPELYGSRVCYTKDGWLLLFRPRTQRVFFFNPFTKELIKLPRFELTYQIVAFSASPTSTSCIVFTVKHISPTVVAISTCHPGAAEWVTVNYQNRLPFVSSIWNKIVFCSGLFYCLSLTGWLGVFDPVQRTWNVLVVPPPKCPENFFAKNWWKGKFMSEHNGDILVIYTCCSENPIIFKLNQSNMMWEEMKTLDGVTLFASFLSSHSRTDLPGIMRNSIYFSKVRFFGKRCISYSLDDCRYYPRKQCYDWGEQDPFENIWIEPPQGLSSFI encoded by the exons ATGGCGGGGAGGAAGAGAAGAAAGCTGAATTC GTTGGCTATGGTGGCTGTGGATAGTACAAGGGGGACAACCAAGAGTAAGAGAGAGAAGCTGGAATTACAAACTTGGTCTGACCTTCCCACAGAACTTCTGGAGCTGATCTTCTGCCATTTAACTCTAGAGGACAACATTCATGCCTCTGTTGTTTGCAAGAGATGGCACACAGCTGCGGTTTCTGTCAGAGTGGTAAACCAATCACCCTGGCTTATGTATTTTCCAAGATATGGGAATTTGTATGAGCTCTATGACCCAGCACAGCGCAAGACCTATTCCCTTGAGTTACCAGAGTTGTATGGGTCAAGAGTTTGTTACACTAAAGATGGTTGGTTGTTGCTATTCAGACCTAGAACACAACGTGTTTTCTTCTTTAATCCATTTACCAAGGAGTTGATCAAACTGCCAAGATTTGAATTGACTTATCAGATAGTTGCTTTCTCTGCTTCTCCAACCTCTACCAGCTGCATTGTTTTTACAGTTAAGCACATCAGTCCCACAGTGGTTGCCATCAGCACTTGTCATCCTGGGGCAGCCGAATGGGTAACAGTAAATTATCAAAATCGCTTGCCTTTTGTTAGTAGTATTTGGAACAAGATTGTTTTCTGCAGTGGACTCTTTTACTGTCTAAGTCTCACAGGTTGGCTAGGTGTTTTCGACCCAGTGCAACGTACTTGGAATGTTCTTGTTGTGCCTCCACCTAAATGCCCTGAGAATTTCTTTGCTAAAAATTGGTGGAAAGGAAAATTTATGTCAGAGCATAATGGAGACATCTTAGTTATTTATACATGTTGTAGTGAAAACCCAATTATATTTAAGTTGAATCAGTCAAATATGATGTGGGAAGAGATGAAGACACTTGATGGGGTGACGCTGTTTGCCAGTTTCTTATCATCTCATTCTAGAACTGACCTCCCTGGAATAATGAGAAACAGTATCTACTTCTCTAAAGTTCGCTTCTTTGGAAAGCGTTGCATATCATACTCTCTGGATGACTGTAGATACTATCCTCGCAAGCAGTGTTATGACTGGGGAGAGCAAGATCCTTTTGAGAATATCTGGATTGAACCACCTCAAGGCCTCTCATCATTCATCTGA
- the LOC110620988 gene encoding heterogeneous nuclear ribonucleoprotein Q isoform X1, whose product MPRTRGNATAEAADKQDEPENPVESEEGVDLDGDNEQEEIMEEEVEYEEVEEEEEVEEIEEEEEVEEEVEEEEEIEEDVNEDDAQKGSDSEEEEDDLKKRAELMALPPHGSEVYLGGIPNDATEEDLKRFCESVGEVTEVRIMKGKDSGEAKGYAFVTFRSKELASKAIEDLNNTELQGKKIRCSTSQANHRLFIGNVPRSWEEEDMKNVVMKIGPGVISVELLKDPQNTSRNRGFAFIEYYNHACAEYSRKKMSNPKFKLDDNAPTVSWADPKNAGSSAASQVKAVYVKNLPKDITQDHLRQLFEHHGKVTKVVLPPAKAGHENSRFGFVHFAERSSAMKALKNTEKYEIDGQVLECSLAKPQADQKSFGGPNSQKSVLHPTFPPRLGYGLIGGTYGALGAGYGATGFAQPMIYGRGPTPAGMAMMPMLLPDGRIGYVLQQPGMQPQHTPPPQPRAGRGGGAGSSSGGRRSNDSNRGRSRYNPY is encoded by the exons ATGCCGAGAACAAGAGGTAATGCTACTGCTGAGGCTGCTGATAAACAAGATGAACCTGAAAATCCTGTGGAATCTGAAGAGGGGGTTGACCTTGACGGTGACAATGAACAGGAGGAAATAATGGAAGAAGAAGTTGAGTATGAAGAAgtagaggaagaggaggaagTGGAGGAgatagaggaagaggaagaggtagAAGAGGAGgtagaagaagaggaagaaattGAGGAGGATGTGAATGAGGATGATGCACAAAAAGGCTCAGACAgtgaggaggaggaagatgattTAAAAAAGCGTGCTGAACTTATGGCACTTCCGCCTCATGGATCAGAGGTGTATCTTGGTGGTATTCCTAATGACGCCACTGAAGAGGATCTCAAGCGCTTTTGTGAATCTGTAGGGGAAGTCACAGAA GTAAGGATAATGAAAGGCAAAGATTCAGGTGAGGCCAAGGGGTATGCTTTTGTAACCTTCAGATCGAAGGAGTTAGCTTCCAAGGCTATTGAAGATCTGAACAATACTGAGCTTCAG GGAAAGAAGATAAGATGTTCAACATCTCAAGCAAATCATCGGCTGTTTATCGGTAATGTTCCAAGAAGCTGGGAAGAGGAAGATATGAAAAATGTTGTTATGAAGATTGGGCCAGGAGTAATTTCTGTCGAATTGTTGAAG GACCCGCAGAACACCAGCCGAAATCGTGGATTTGCTTTCATTGAGTATTATAATCATGCTTGTGCAGAATACTCAAGAAAAAAGATGTCAAACCCAAAATTTAAACTTGATGACAATGCTCCAACAGTGAGCTGGGCTGACCCTAAAAATGCAGGATCATCAGCTGCTTCTCAG GTCAAGGCAGTGTATGTGAAGAACTTACCCAAGGACATTACTCAGGATCACTTAAGACAGCTGTTTGAACATCATGGGAAAGTCACAAAAGTGGTTCTCCCTCCAGCAAAAGCAGGGCATGAAAACAGCAGATTTGGTTTTGTGCACTTTGCAGAGAGGTCCAGTGCCATGAAGGCATTGAAGAACACTGAGAAATATGAAATTGATG GACAAGTTTTGGAGTGTTCCCTTGCTAAGCCTCAAGCAGATCAGAAATCTTTTGGAGGGCCAAATTCACAGAAGTCTGTCTTGCATCCAACCTTCCCACCCCGTCTTGGATATGGTTTAATTGGGGGTACCTATGGTGCTCTAGGTGCAGGATATGGTGCTACTGGCTTTGCACAA CCAATGATCTATGGTAGGGGACCAACTCCTGCTGGTATGGCAATGATGCCGATGCTTTTACCTGATGGAAGGATTGGATATGTCCT GCAACAGCCTGGAATGCAACCACAACACACCCCTCCACCACAGCCTCGGGCTGGCAGGGGTGGTGGTGCTGGTAGCTCGAGTGGTGGAAGACGTAGCAATGACAGTAACCGTGGGCGCAGCCGGTATAACCCATACTAA
- the LOC110620988 gene encoding heterogeneous nuclear ribonucleoprotein Q isoform X2 — protein sequence MPRTRGNATAEAADKQDEPENPVESEEGVDLDGDNEQEEIMEEEVEYEEVEEEEEVEEIEEEEEVEEEVEEEEEIEEDVNEDDAQKGSDSEEEEDDLKKRAELMALPPHGSEVYLGGIPNDATEEDLKRFCESVGEVTEVRIMKGKDSGEAKGYAFVTFRSKELASKAIEDLNNTELQGKKIRCSTSQANHRLFIGNVPRSWEEEDMKNVVMKIGPGVISVELLKDPQNTSRNRGFAFIEYYNHACAEYSRKKMSNPKFKLDDNAPTVSWADPKNAGSSAASQVKAVYVKNLPKDITQDHLRQLFEHHGKVTKVVLPPAKAGHENSRFGFVHFAERSSAMKALKNTEKYEIDGQVLECSLAKPQADQKSFGGPNSQKSVLHPTFPPRLGYGLIGGTYGALGAGYGATGFAQATAWNATTTHPSTTASGWQGWWCW from the exons ATGCCGAGAACAAGAGGTAATGCTACTGCTGAGGCTGCTGATAAACAAGATGAACCTGAAAATCCTGTGGAATCTGAAGAGGGGGTTGACCTTGACGGTGACAATGAACAGGAGGAAATAATGGAAGAAGAAGTTGAGTATGAAGAAgtagaggaagaggaggaagTGGAGGAgatagaggaagaggaagaggtagAAGAGGAGgtagaagaagaggaagaaattGAGGAGGATGTGAATGAGGATGATGCACAAAAAGGCTCAGACAgtgaggaggaggaagatgattTAAAAAAGCGTGCTGAACTTATGGCACTTCCGCCTCATGGATCAGAGGTGTATCTTGGTGGTATTCCTAATGACGCCACTGAAGAGGATCTCAAGCGCTTTTGTGAATCTGTAGGGGAAGTCACAGAA GTAAGGATAATGAAAGGCAAAGATTCAGGTGAGGCCAAGGGGTATGCTTTTGTAACCTTCAGATCGAAGGAGTTAGCTTCCAAGGCTATTGAAGATCTGAACAATACTGAGCTTCAG GGAAAGAAGATAAGATGTTCAACATCTCAAGCAAATCATCGGCTGTTTATCGGTAATGTTCCAAGAAGCTGGGAAGAGGAAGATATGAAAAATGTTGTTATGAAGATTGGGCCAGGAGTAATTTCTGTCGAATTGTTGAAG GACCCGCAGAACACCAGCCGAAATCGTGGATTTGCTTTCATTGAGTATTATAATCATGCTTGTGCAGAATACTCAAGAAAAAAGATGTCAAACCCAAAATTTAAACTTGATGACAATGCTCCAACAGTGAGCTGGGCTGACCCTAAAAATGCAGGATCATCAGCTGCTTCTCAG GTCAAGGCAGTGTATGTGAAGAACTTACCCAAGGACATTACTCAGGATCACTTAAGACAGCTGTTTGAACATCATGGGAAAGTCACAAAAGTGGTTCTCCCTCCAGCAAAAGCAGGGCATGAAAACAGCAGATTTGGTTTTGTGCACTTTGCAGAGAGGTCCAGTGCCATGAAGGCATTGAAGAACACTGAGAAATATGAAATTGATG GACAAGTTTTGGAGTGTTCCCTTGCTAAGCCTCAAGCAGATCAGAAATCTTTTGGAGGGCCAAATTCACAGAAGTCTGTCTTGCATCCAACCTTCCCACCCCGTCTTGGATATGGTTTAATTGGGGGTACCTATGGTGCTCTAGGTGCAGGATATGGTGCTACTGGCTTTGCACAA GCAACAGCCTGGAATGCAACCACAACACACCCCTCCACCACAGCCTCGGGCTGGCAGGGGTGGTGGTGCTGGTAG
- the LOC110621265 gene encoding signal recognition particle 54 kDa protein, chloroplastic isoform X1, with product MEAIQLSTVASRHFSSTYLSRNNHRSFSLSKWRRTSSDFCSSWSGSCSVASLSSRNLFAKEIWGWVNCKSVTIKRDFHGVVKAEMFGQLTSGLESAWSKLKGEEVLTKDNIAEPMRDIRRALLEADVSLPVVRRFVQSVSDQAVGVGLIRGVKPDQQLVKIVHDELVKLMGGEVSELVFAKSGPTVILLAGLQGVGKTTVCAKLANYLKKQGKSCMLVAGDVYRPAAIDQLVILGEQVGVPVYAEGTEVKPSEIAKRGLEEAKKKSVDVVIVDTAGRLQIDKAMMDELKEVKRVLNPTEVLLVVDAMTGQEAAVLVSTFNLEIGITGAILTKLDGDSRGGAALSVKEVSGKPIKLVGRGERMEDLEPFYPDRMAGRILGMGDVLSFVEKAQEVMRQEDAEDLQKKIMSAKFDFNDFLKQTRAVARMGSMTRVIGMIPGMGKITPAQIREAEKSLKIMEAMIEAMTPEEREKPELLAESPARRKRIAQESGKTEQQVSQLVAQLFQMRVRMKNLMGVMEGGSVPALSNLEDALKAEQKAPPGTARRKRRSESRRQFADSASSRPSPRGFGSRN from the exons ATGGAGGCCATACAGTTATCGACCGTTGCCTCCCGCCATTTCTCCTCTACCTATTTATCGAGAAACAACCACAGAAGCTTTAGCCTCTCGAAATGGAGGAGAACTTCATCTGATTTTTGTTCTTCATGGTCTGGTTCCTGCAGCGTCGCTTCCCTTTCTTCCAGAAATTTGTTTGCT AAGGAGATATGGGGCTGGGTGAATTGCAAGAGCGTTACTATCAAAAGAGATTTTCATGGCGTGGTAAAAGCGGAAATGTTTGGGCAGTTAACAAGCGGCCTTGAATCGGCTTGGAGCAAGCTCAAAGGGGAAg AGGTTTTGACCAAGGATAATATTGCTGAGCCTATGAGGGATATCAGGAGAGCTCTTCTAGAAGCAGAT GTGAGTCTTCCTGTTGTTAGAAGGTTTGTTCAATCAGTGAGTGACCAAGCTGTTGGTGTTGGTCTCATACGAGGAGTGAAACCTGATCAGCAGTTGGTCAAG ATTGTGCATGATGAGCTTGTGAAACTGATGGGTGGGGAGGTGTCTGAACTGGTTTTTGCAAAATCTGGCCCCACTGTTATACTACTGGCTGGTCTACAAGGAGTTGGAAAGACAACAGTTTGTGCAAAGTTAGCTAATTATCTGAAGAAACAG GGGAAGTCTTGCATGCTTGTTGCTGGAGATGTGTACAGACCTGCTGCTATAGACCAACTTGTCATATTGGGAGAACAG GTAGGTGTGCCTGTTTACGCTGAGGGGACAGAGGTTAAACCTTCAGAAATAGCTAAAAGAGGCTTGGAGGAAGCGAAAAAGAAAAGCGTGGATGTGGTCATAGTGGATACTGCTGGAAGACTGCAG aTAGACAAGGCAATGATGGACGAGCTAAAAGAAGTGAAGCGGGTATTGAATCCCACAGAAGTGTTGCTGGTTGTCGATGCGATGACTGGCCAAGAAGCAGCAG TGTTGGTTTCAACCTTCAATCTCGAAATTGGTATTACGGGAGCCATTTTGACAAAGCTAGATGGGGATTCTAGAGGTGGTGCAGCTCTAAGCGTTAAAGAG GTATCAGGGAAGCCAATCAAACTTGTAGGGCGGGGCGAGCGAATGGAGGATCTGGAACCTTTCTACCCAGATCGTATGGCTGGTCGCATCCTAGGAATGGGAGATGTTCTTTCATTTGTAGAGAAGGCACAAGAAGTG ATGCGCCAAGAAGATGCTGAAGACttgcaaaagaaaataatgagTGCCAAGTTTGACTTCAATGATTTCCTAAAGCAAACTCGTGCAGTTGCACGTATGGGTTCCATGACTCGTGTCATAGGGATGATCCCTGGAATGGGAAAG ATTACTCCTGCACAAATTCGAGAAGCAGAGAAGAGTTTAAAGATAATGGAAGCAATGATTGAAGCAATGACTCCTG AGGAAAGAGAGAAGCCAGAACTGTTGGCTGAATCTCCAGCGAGGAGGAAGAGAATCGCTCAGGAGTCTGGGAAAACAGAGCAGCAG GTGAGTCAACTTGTTGCTCAACTCTTCCAAATGCGTGTCCGCATGAAGAATCTAATGGGCGTAATGGAGGGTGGATCTGTTCCTGCTCTGAGTAATCTTGAGGACGCACTTAAAGCTGAGCAGAAG GCTCCTCCTGGTACTGCAAGAAGGAAGAGGAGGTCAGAATCAAGGAGGCAATTTGCAGACTCAGCGTCATCAAGGCCAAGTCCTCGTGGTTTCGGGTCAAGAAATTAG
- the LOC110621265 gene encoding signal recognition particle 54 kDa protein, chloroplastic isoform X2: protein MEAIQLSTVASRHFSSTYLSRNNHRSFSLSKWRRTSSDFCSSWSGSCSVASLSSRNLFAKEIWGWVNCKSVTIKRDFHGVVKAEMFGQLTSGLESAWSKLKGEEVLTKDNIAEPMRDIRRALLEADVSLPVVRRFVQSVSDQAVGVGLIRGVKPDQQLVKIVHDELVKLMGGEVSELVFAKSGPTVILLAGLQGVGKTTVCAKLANYLKKQGKSCMLVAGDVYRPAAIDQLVILGEQVGVPVYAEGTEVKPSEIAKRGLEEAKKKSVDVVIVDTAGRLQIDKAMMDELKEVKRVLNPTEVLLVVDAMTGQEAAVLVSTFNLEIGITGAILTKLDGDSRGGAALSVKEVSGKPIKLVGRGERMEDLEPFYPDRMAGRILGMGDVLSFVEKAQEVMRQEDAEDLQKKIMSAKFDFNDFLKQTRAVARMGSMTRVIGMIPGMGKITPAQIREAEKSLKIMEAMIEAMTPGIFSSLFLKAYIKHYLDKQTKVRFGRHYAWG, encoded by the exons ATGGAGGCCATACAGTTATCGACCGTTGCCTCCCGCCATTTCTCCTCTACCTATTTATCGAGAAACAACCACAGAAGCTTTAGCCTCTCGAAATGGAGGAGAACTTCATCTGATTTTTGTTCTTCATGGTCTGGTTCCTGCAGCGTCGCTTCCCTTTCTTCCAGAAATTTGTTTGCT AAGGAGATATGGGGCTGGGTGAATTGCAAGAGCGTTACTATCAAAAGAGATTTTCATGGCGTGGTAAAAGCGGAAATGTTTGGGCAGTTAACAAGCGGCCTTGAATCGGCTTGGAGCAAGCTCAAAGGGGAAg AGGTTTTGACCAAGGATAATATTGCTGAGCCTATGAGGGATATCAGGAGAGCTCTTCTAGAAGCAGAT GTGAGTCTTCCTGTTGTTAGAAGGTTTGTTCAATCAGTGAGTGACCAAGCTGTTGGTGTTGGTCTCATACGAGGAGTGAAACCTGATCAGCAGTTGGTCAAG ATTGTGCATGATGAGCTTGTGAAACTGATGGGTGGGGAGGTGTCTGAACTGGTTTTTGCAAAATCTGGCCCCACTGTTATACTACTGGCTGGTCTACAAGGAGTTGGAAAGACAACAGTTTGTGCAAAGTTAGCTAATTATCTGAAGAAACAG GGGAAGTCTTGCATGCTTGTTGCTGGAGATGTGTACAGACCTGCTGCTATAGACCAACTTGTCATATTGGGAGAACAG GTAGGTGTGCCTGTTTACGCTGAGGGGACAGAGGTTAAACCTTCAGAAATAGCTAAAAGAGGCTTGGAGGAAGCGAAAAAGAAAAGCGTGGATGTGGTCATAGTGGATACTGCTGGAAGACTGCAG aTAGACAAGGCAATGATGGACGAGCTAAAAGAAGTGAAGCGGGTATTGAATCCCACAGAAGTGTTGCTGGTTGTCGATGCGATGACTGGCCAAGAAGCAGCAG TGTTGGTTTCAACCTTCAATCTCGAAATTGGTATTACGGGAGCCATTTTGACAAAGCTAGATGGGGATTCTAGAGGTGGTGCAGCTCTAAGCGTTAAAGAG GTATCAGGGAAGCCAATCAAACTTGTAGGGCGGGGCGAGCGAATGGAGGATCTGGAACCTTTCTACCCAGATCGTATGGCTGGTCGCATCCTAGGAATGGGAGATGTTCTTTCATTTGTAGAGAAGGCACAAGAAGTG ATGCGCCAAGAAGATGCTGAAGACttgcaaaagaaaataatgagTGCCAAGTTTGACTTCAATGATTTCCTAAAGCAAACTCGTGCAGTTGCACGTATGGGTTCCATGACTCGTGTCATAGGGATGATCCCTGGAATGGGAAAG ATTACTCCTGCACAAATTCGAGAAGCAGAGAAGAGTTTAAAGATAATGGAAGCAATGATTGAAGCAATGACTCCTGGTATCTTCTCTTCACTATTTTTGAAAGCCTATATAAAACATTACTTAGACAAGCAGACCAAA GTCCGGTTTGGGAGACACTATGCATGGGGCTAA
- the LOC110621317 gene encoding ABC transporter B family member 29, chloroplastic, whose protein sequence is MFLQFHPKTPFPPFFSFNLKPNPLSFPSVSTTCNPTVKLPSNTQLKPLNSSKLPSLLSSTHQNPNHRKPNPISHSFHSLSTIRTFVVSQHRLILLGWLCSLVSVLSLSYLVPKFGKFSATIGNIDAVALRNEGLVLAALLLTKLIATYWQHALLWEAAVNACYKIRVHVFERVLQRELGFFEGGSGLSTGDIAYRITAEAADVADTLYALLNTIVPSALQLSAMATQMLAISPLLSLISAMVIPCMALVIAYLGERLCKISKKAHLSIATLSAHLNEVLPAIVSVKANNAERLESARFQRLAHDDLSEHLKKKKMKALIPQIIQIIYFGALFTLCCGSLVISQGCFDGCSMVSFVTSLVFLIEPIQDVGKAYNEWKQGEPAVERLFDLISFKSKVIEKADAVDLANVTGDIKFCDISFKYGDNGPFILNTLNLHIKAGETVALVGPSGGGKTTLVKLLLRLYDPLSGCILIDDQNIQNFQLESLRRHVGLVSQDIALFSGTVAENIGYRDLMTEIDIEKVEEVARIANADEFIRMLPKGYKTYIGPRGSSLSGGQKQRLAIARALYQDSSILVLDEATSALDSRSELLVRQAVQHLMENHTVLVIAHRLETVMMAKRVFILDGGKLEELTSSHLWGYRNSGSSTGLVI, encoded by the exons ATGTTCCTTCAGTTTCATCCGAAAACGCCTTTCCCTCCTTTCTTTTCCTTCAACCTCAAACCAAATCCCCTCTCCTTTCCTTCCGTTTCCACAACCTGTAACCCTACTGTCAAACTCCCCTCAAACACCCAACTTAAGCCTCTCAATTCCTCCAAACTCCCCTCTCTCCTCTCTTCCACCCATCAAAATCCCAACCATCGAAAACCCAATCCAATTTCTCACTCATTCCACTCTCTTTCCACAATCAGAACCTTTGTTGTTTCCCAGCACAGGCTCATCCTTCTTGGCTGGCTCTGCAGCCTTGTCTCTGTTCTCTCTCTTTCCTACCTCGTCCCAAAGTTTGGAAAATTCTCTGCTACTATTGGGAACATTGATGCCGTTGCACTAAGGAATGAGGGGCTGGTGCTCGCTGCTCTCTTGTTGACCAAACTGATTGCTACGTACTGGCAGCATGCGCTTTTGTGGGAGGCGGCGGTTAATGCGTGTTATAAGATCAGGGTTCATGTTTTCGAGAGGGTTTTGCAGAGGGAATTGGGATTTTTTGAGGGAGGAAGTGGGCTATCTACTGGGGATATTGCTTACAGAATTACTGCTGAAGCTGCGGATGTTGCTGATACTCTGTATGCTCTTCTCAAC ACCATTGTGCCCAGCGCTCTGCAGTTATCAGCTATGGCAACACAGATGTTGGCTATCAGCCCTCTCCTTTCCTTGATTTCAGCCATG GTAATACCTTGCATGGCTCTTGTCATTGCATATCTTGGTGAAAGACTTTGTAAGATATCGAAGAAAGCACATCTTAGCATTGCAACTCTTTCAGCTCACCTGAATGAG GTGCTCCCGGCCATTGTTTCTGTGAAAGCAAACAACGCTGAGCGGTTGGAGAGTGCGAGGTTTCAAAGGCTCGCTCATGATGACCTATCTGAACAtcttaaaaagaagaaaatgaaggcCCTCATCCCCCAGATCATACAGATTATTTATTTTGGAGCATTATTTACCCTTTGTTGTGGATCACTGGTGATTTCGCagggttgttttgatggctgTAGCATGGTTTCTTTTGTAACATCTTTGGTTTTCTTGATTGAGCCAATCCAG GATGTTGGAAAAGCTTACAATGAGTGGAAGCAAGGGGAACCAGCCGTTGAAAGGTTGTTTGATTTGATCAGCTTTAAATCTAAG GTGATTGAGAAAGCAGATGCTGTTGATCTGGCCAATGTTACAGgagatattaaattttgtgaTATCTCATTTAAGTATGGTGACAATGGCCCTTTTATTTTGAACACATTGAACCTTCATATTAAAGCTGGAGAGACGGTAGCTCTGGTTGGCCCATCTGGAGGAGGGAAGACAACCCTTGTTAAGTTGCTTCTTCGACTTTATGATCCGTTATCTG GCTGTATTCTTATTGATGaccaaaatatccaaaacttCCAGTTGGAAAGTTTGAGGAGGCATGTTGGTTTGGTTTCTCAAGATATA GCGCTTTTTTCAGGAACCGTTGCTGAAAACATTGGATATAGGGATCTGATGACAGAAATAGATATTGAAAAGGTTGAGGAGGTAGCAAGAATTGCAAATGCTGATGAATTTATTAGAATGCTTCCCAAAGGGTACAAAACATATATTGGACCAAGGGGGTCAAGTTTAAGTGGAGGTCAAAAGCAAAG ACTAGCTATTGCAAGGGCACTCTATCAGGATTCTTCCATATTGGTTTTGGATGAAGCAACTTCTGCTCTAGATAGCAGGTCTGAGTTATTGGTGAGGCAAGCTGTGCAGCACTTAATGGAAAATCATACT GTGCTTGTAATTGCTCATCGGTTGGAAACAGTTATGATGGCTAAACGAGTATTCATTTTAGATGGTGGCAAACTCGAGGAGCTGACTAGCTCACATCTTTGGGGTTATAGGAATTCTGGTTCATCAACTGGACTTGTGATTTGA